The genomic interval GCTGAGAAATGAAATAGGATCATATTACTAAATATGATCTACCATCACCAAGTATTAATCTCTTTGGGCTGCTATCTAAGCTTTACTAACACACCTTATACAGTCTCAGATGGGTTCAGATTTCATACTTAAAACTTAGGCTAAGAGGaatctttttctttataatttatCAGAATTTGAagtgcatgtgtgtgcacaaGGCTCTGTTCTTGAAGTATTCTAGCACCACAAGCATGAAAAGAATTTCTAGCCCTCAGCCTGAGTCAAGAACATGTACTTGGCTTAGTAGTTCATCACTTCTGAAAACCCTCTaccaaatcacccaaaaatttTGAAACTAGTGCACAACTGTGATCTTGTCCAGAATTTCTGGATCAtctttttgtcttccttctctATGTTTAACATTCCCATGCATTAGAATAAATATctattttacagaaatttgACTGATGTCTCAGTTAATGAACTCAAATAATATAACCTTATTACACATGCTGGATGCCAGAAAAGCTTCACTTTGCCCTAACCCAAACTCTTATTCCACCTTGTGTGTTTTCAGCCTGTATCTTCCATTATATTCTTACAGTGCTGAAAGAGTCCTACAAAAATCAACAGGACCCAATACAGTATCAGAGCCTGAACATccctaaaattattttaaaatctctgtcTGAAAAAATTTTACTACATTGGCttattaaaagcaaaactaaaaaattatctttaaagCAAGCTTGATCTTAAAAAAACCTTGatcttagcaaaaaaaaaaagctctacTTTAATCATATCCATGCTTGTTGTGTGCTACTCACCTTGGATGTCAGGGTAAACCAACATATAGAGCAGAGCCCAGCGCAGAGTGGTGGCTGTGGTCTCTGAGCCACCCAGGAAAAGGTCAAAAACAGACTGCACCATGTTGTCTTCATCAAATGTAGAATTGGGGACATTTTTAGTCTACAAGTGTCAGTGAGAAAGGTAAAATGGAGTAGAGCTGTGTAATAACACTGAGACAGACAATTATCACTATATCTAAAGGAACAAGATTTCTAGAGGACAAACACAGATACTTGAGCAGAACACAGATATAGGCAAAGACTTTACTCAAATGAGtacagaaatacttttaaattacAGGTGCTGTTGAATGTGTCAGGTGTATAAGTCCTGTTATGCTACCTTGTAAAGTGGCATGTTGATTTCTGTTAACTTCCacagcagaaaaacacatttctagGTAGTTTTATCTCAGCCATACCACTTCCAGCACATTTGCTGATTTCAGGATTCTGTCTAATTTATAATGTTATTCTTTTGAAGATTTACGctttttttcagagcagagaCTAACAACATTTTAAGATTGTCATGATACTAATACAGCACTACTAAGCACAAAAATAATACAAAGCAAGAATCAGAATTCAGCAGCCATCTAAATATCTGCACCTTTTCACGGCCCTCCCTACTGCCTAGCCCTCACTAAGGATTCCAAAATATGATAACAAACCAATGTAAATAATTTGTACTTCTAGAACAAGTTTTTGAACAAACTATTCAAAGTTCATATTTTGAGTTTGGCAGCAGAGTATTTaagctgtgcttgcagagctctgcagtagTGGGCAGAcaacagcagggaaggggcagacaACCCATTATGGTTGGATCTGTGTCATGTACAGCATTAATCACTCACTTTCTCTAATTGCTTCAGGTAAAAGTCAATGAAATCTTCTGGTTCATCTATTCTGCCTTTTTCCCTGTGGCTTTTGATTTCCTGCCTCACAAAGGAACAAACAAAATCCCGGGAAAATCTTGCTTTCCGTAGAGGTCCTGGGAGGTGCTCTGCAAACCACGGGAACATTTCACATATCTGGGGAGCAAGAATTCAGTACAGAAGCAGTTAGTAACACTGTAGAGAAGCCTCGTGCTAGAGAGAGAGCATGGATATTTTTGGTGCTAAACTGctgaattaatttctctgaGAAAAATCCTGtggcatgaaaaaaatgtttagtaCATAAACACACATTAAAACCACAAATTAGGGACAGCACAGTTTCCACCCTAGATTTTTTCCCATCCTTACTAGATAACTCCATTTTTATTTGCCCTGTTAATTCACCAACAAAATAATCTACTTTTGCAGATACATATATCAATATTAATAAGTCCAATGTTAATAAATATTTACGTCCATCACCTtagcactgggaaaaaaaaaaaaaaccaaaaccacaaaaaaccccaaaccaacactTTCTTTCATTCTTAGACAGAGTATCATCTTTTCACCTTAACAATACTGGTATTTCCATTACAGAAAAGGTCATTATCCCAAGCATATTACCTTTGCTAAGACATTCTACTAAAGATTATTAATACAATATTCATAATTGAATCATGTCAAACCCAAAGCACTGCAGGTCCAGTTCATATTCACAGTCAGAGTATTTATCAGTATTCAAAAATGCAGTACTTTAATAATATTCATACTGATATAATTATATTGCAATAAATAATGAGCCAAATGATCAAATAAGTTGCATGTTAGTAATATTCTAATAAGCAACACTCTCACATAATAAAAGCGGCTGTTCCCAAAAGCCACTATACAATCGAAGGCTTCAATCAGCTGGTGGAAGGTTTTATCCTCCAGAGAGAAACGATGTCCAAAAACCACAGCACAAATCACATTGGAGACAGCATGGACAATGGGGAAGGAAGGGtccacagcttctcctgcagACAGAGAAAAACATTCATCTCAAAAGCACTTCCTCTTCCTTTGCTATTTGGGAGAACAAGATTACAATGACATTTTGTAATAGATGTCCTCTATGATATTTATACTGTTACTCAGAAACACCCAAAACTCACTAGGAAATGTAACAAAAGACAAACCTCACTCCAAAATGAAGACAGGAAAGCCTCAAATCTTTAACtcttggtcttttttttttttaatttgctttcctttgtgctttcttttttaatcttaatCTTGGGTGTTGATCCCAAAATACAAAATGCTGAGGTCCAATAATCTCAAGggttctgaggggttttttgtcaAAAAATAAGTAAGCAAAGAAATTTCTATATTTTGGAAATTTCAGAGGTTTCCCTGCTGTATTCCTTCATGTTTCTTTTTGCAGTCTGTTAGCAAATGCCACAGAACGTGTGGTCTGCAGTTTTTTAGCAATTTATCCTAAATCTGCAAATCTAAGGTGTGCTCCAAGTCCATTCTACTCAGTAACAAAAGTAGTGTTAACCCTTAGAGTCAAGcagtctgtgctctgtgtgcccccAAGCACTGTGTCAATGCCATACCCTCCTTGTCTCTGAAGAACTCCACCAGGTAACGGGCCTCGGTTTGGATCCCACGCTCCATTCCTttattccccattcccagttttcgGAGAGTTCCAAATCCAAAATGTCTCTGTTGTTTCCAGATGAGACCATTTGAGACCAAGATACCTTTAGCCATCAAGAATGAATTTTATGTCATAATAAAGTTCATACAATTGTAGATGATAAACACAGTAAGAGTCATCTTCTCATCATGCTGTTGCTCAAAGAGGAGGGACACATCAGGACAGTGTTCTTTGAATTGAATGTTGTCAGAGGCAGAGAAAACACCTTGGATAAGACATTACCATCCCTGCAAAAATAATCCACTTGGACCTCTGGACTCACCTGCCTTCCAAGCCTAgtcctatttttttctgaagcatcTGTCTCAGGTCTTTGAGGGATCCTGTTCTACCAGGATCTTTATACCAAATATCAAGTTCTCATCCTGAAAAGGTCCCTTCTGGAAAGACAATGAAGCCAGGGCAAGAACCACCCAGccaaaatgagaaggaaaaataggCTTTAGCCAATCTGCAAACAGCTCCTTAAGATCAAGAGTTCCTGTGGTACAGAAAGGaaacccaggctgctctgctgtgagtcTGTGTTCTAGCAGAGACCCCCCAGCATGAACCATTTAATTTGCTTGGTGGGGAAATTCCCTCCACAAGTGTAGCCTACACCTCCCCCTGGGAAAGCCAGCTTACTCCCTGAGACAGCTGCTTCCCTACAGACAGGAATAACTCTCCCCTATTCCTTCTGCTGTCCTGGGAACCAGGGACAGGCAGGTTGTATTTGTGATGCAGTCACAAActtgcagctgagctgcagctgttggTTAAAGCCATTCCTGCTACAAATTGCGAGTTTTAGGGCACACATCACAACCCAGCTACTTTTCTCCACAGCACCCTGATAAAAAGTGGCAATACAGATCCTTCCAAATGGACTAAAATGGCCCCAGACTTATACTCCATCTCTATACCTTAAAGTGGTTTTTCTCTACTTACATTAGCTAGTATTACAAATTAAAGCTTTCCAAACAGTAGAGCTCACATTAAACAAATCCTGACTGAGGGTAAAGGCATCTGCTGTACATTCTCTGGATAAGAGGCTGGTGGAAATAAGttcaattatttctgttttaaacatATCAGTATCTTTATTCTCTCTCCACTGTGATTCAGCAGTGTTTGTGATAACACAATACAACACTTTGAACACTCTGGTTAATAAATTTAAAGCTCCACTGACCTTCCTGTGACTTTGTATTTCGGAGCAAGACTAGATCAAAGTTCTGTATATGCTTTTCTTACAGCAGCCTTTGCTGTAAACAAACAACTGGGAGCATAAAGATTTACTTTAGTCTCAGCTTGCAAAGGAGGCTGCAGGCTCAGGATTATTTGAAATCAGGGCACGCAGACAACACTAAGAATGTTGCCCATGCTGCTCTGATAAGATTCTGAAGTACACGTGTGACAGTGGGATTTGGAGACCACTTAGGATGATGCTTCAGAATTATATGATTCACCTTGAGCAGACAGAAAAAGTCAGTTGGGAACTAAGGGTTTTTCAGTAAGAAAAACACAAGAGGAAACAAAGAAAGTCAAGGGTGAAGTCCTTTCAGAGACATGAACATCTTACCCTTTCCATCTGCCAGTTTGTTGAAAACGTAGGTCTGCAGTCGCCCTGAAACATCCTCCGAGTTGTCGGTGAGACCATTCTTCACAGCTTGGAACCCATAGAGCACCATCATAGGTCTGTGACCCAACCACAGGGTGCAGATGTTGCCATAGGTTTTTGCCAGCTGCAGGTAAGATCAGtgcccaaaaaaatcccatgggaGAAACATCAAAGAACATGCACACACAATGGGCTGCTGTCTTCAGCACAATGTTGCTCAGGGGTTCAGCAGGTGAAAAGGGACAGTGGCTGTGTTTTGTGGCGGGGGTTCTTTCCACAGAAAGGGTCTGGGCTCTCTCTGGGAACACAACACCCACAGAAACGTAAGCAATGAAAGAATAAATGGTCCTTTAACTTGGCCTGGGTTGTCTTTGCAATAACAACCATAGGGTAAATGCCCTTGAGTGTTTATGGATCTGTACAAGGTTTCCTATGAAACTCCACCTGCCCATTCTTGGTTACATTTTTCAACTCCATATTTCATTGACTCAGACAACAACCAGAATTTCTTGAAATGATGAATTCTAGACGTAACTCCCCTTCTAGAGTTCTAAGAACTGCAGATTTCACGTTTCAATGGCAAGAACTCTTCCCATCTTGTACTGAAATACTGTCAGCTGAGGCATCTAAGCATAGATCCCATGTCTGGGTACTGATGGGACTGCTCTCAGGCAATGCTGTGGGTATTCTGCAAGGACAAAGTCCTTGATGCTAGACCAAGAACCAGTACAGATCTGTCCTCTCACAGTCATTAACATGTACCCATGAGAAAATTTTAGCATCATGCTCATTAAGCTCCCTTCAGCTGCAGCCAGTCACCCTCTGACCTGCAAGTTGCACTTAGCACATTAGGAAAGGCagcaatttgaaaaaatatattaacacATTGGGTTCTCTTGTCATATTTTGGCTCAGTGGAGGATGTTGAAAACTGAAAGAATCTGTATTAGCAGGCTTAGCATGGAGCTCATTCTTCCCATCAATTATTTCCTTTCACCATTATTTACATCTTTTGTTTATCTGCAAAGAGTACATCCCAGACTGGACTTCAGAGAAACAATAGATGAAAGGATTTGGCTGCATATGGGATACAATCTTGTTTCCATTCCATGAGAGCAGAAGATATTCTGGTTCAAGACACCTCTGAATTTAAGACACCTagattgaaattattttcaatatatgcctataatatatatttatatatactgagaataatttttttttctttcaaggccAAATAAATAGAAgtattttctgcagcaaaattACTATGTTCAGTTCTGTTTAAGTTGCACACATATAAGAATGAGACTTTCATATGAAATTATTAGGCTTTCATATGAATTAAACTGTCTGCAGGATTTTTGCCTTAACTTGTTTAGGTACTTCACTTCCACAAATCACATTCTCTCAGGGTTCTCCCTGTTACCACATCAGCCTATCAGCAACCACCAccattttttccaggttttgcCTCAATAGCTCGTTACTTCACATCTGATACATACCTTTTTCAGGCCCCGGTGATCAGCTCTAAATTTTATCCACCAGATGCTTCCAATGATGGGAAATGGGGTTGGTCCAGGAGGAAATCCACGACTCTTCCATTGCATATTCAGGAACTGTGCactcagaagaaacaaaaccagagataTGAGAATTACACTTATCATCATTTCACACTTCCAAACTCGTATTATAAAATTGCTACAAATATGTCTGTTGAAATTGTTCTTCTGAACTCTTCCCTGTCACATTGAAGATTTCTGAATTTTCACCTCCCTTCTTTCCTACCACTCTTCCCAATCCAAGAAAATGAGGATTATTTCCATTCTTGAGTGTTATTTAATACATCACTATGCTGCAATATGCTAATTGATACCATTATTTTAAGATCCAGCAGAGGCTGGGTCAGAGAAGGTGGGAACCTCAGCCAGAAACATCCCTTTGAGCAATCAGTTTGAGGAACGTGTCACTCAAAATACTGACTACATGCACGTCAAGAACTCAGGTACAAGGCTGCAGCTGTCAGATGAGGGCAGGAATACTCATCAGGTAGCCTTCTTGGGGCAGAGGTAAAAGGAAGCAACCAGTAGCCTTGTACAACAGTGGGTGGAGATGCAGACTTGGGAACCAAGAGCAATGAAGGGTTGCAATTTGAGTTTTCACAGTAAACAATACAGATGAACTGCAAATAGCACAGTGAAGAATCAAACATAACTAGTGCTATTGGCAAAAAGTGTAACAGACCTCACATTAAACTCCATTTTGGGGCTGAGTGCTTGTCCCCTATGAGGCTTTATGAATTAGTTTCTGCCTTATCTCAGTAGCAGGACCCCTGCTCAGCAGAATTAATTCCAGAGCCTGtaattctttgttttatttttaatccacAGCACCTGAAGCAGCACTTGCAAAGATCTCctcaacacaaaaaaaaatccctacaaAGAGGAGCAGCTCTTAGAAGATTTCTAGAGTACAGCTAGTGGAATAGGCTGTTTGGGATGTTGGTACCAAGCTGCCTTATGAAGAACAGCAGACATTATagggatggggctgtgcagtgctccCCTAAGGAGTGCCTTTAATTCCATCAGACAGGGTGAATCTAAACACCTGCAAAGGCTGCAGAAGACACAGAACTCCATGGGTGCTGACTGCTTGCCCAAAAATATACATAGCCCTACAGAAAGAACACAAGAAGGCAATTACTGATCTTAATTGCTGTTTTCACCACACCCCCACTGTCTTGCTTGTGCTTTCTCTGAGGCTGTTGCTCCTCTCACAGCAGAaatgtccctgcaggctgtcatTCCGTCTCAAGATCTGCTGTCTAAAAAAACTTCAACTTATTCTCACAACTCCATTTGCATAATCCACTGGTGTCACTTAGCAGCTGGCAGAAAGGACATCAGGCATGTTTTGAAAGATCTTTTCACGTTTTATTCAACTCATCTAAGTTCTTCAGTAGCATTCAAGGCACCTATGTCAACCACTGTTGACAAGGGCAAGAACACTACCCTGGAGAAAAAAGTCCTTCCTTACACAGTAACTAATCTGGGTTGGATTCCAGAAATTTCTCCCAGTGCTCAGGAATCAGTTGCAATATATATCTAATATATTTGCAATAACCATACTTGTCCTGCAGGAAAGAAAGAGTTTGTCCTAGGCTGTCTCTAAACCTCTGTCCCTAGCAAATTCATCTGAACAAATCTTAGCTCAAATTTTCTGTTCTGTCCACAGCTGACATTCCAAGTGCACTAGCATCTGGGCTAATAGATACTGCTCTGGAAAATTGTCAAAAAGAATGCTGAGGCTGCAAATACTCAAACATTAGGAAATGCCAGAAGGAAAACTGTCTGTACAACATTAATTATTTCTTCCTGACACTTCAGTGAGAAAAGGGTATGTGCTATGGTTCATCTATGAAATTCTTGTCTCTGTTCAGCTCTTCTGCAGCTGAGTGCAGAACACTGCCAAGATTACACAGCAATTCACAAACCAGGGAGACTGAAAGGGCACCAGGCCTTGGTAGCTCCCACACCATCAGGACACAAAGCACCACAGCACTGGTGCAAGGTCTGCATTGCTTTCACCTGAATAGCACTGCATTACAACATCAAAACAGGCAAAACTGACCAACAAACAGCCCAAACGAAACAAAGGACAAtgaaaacaatgggaaaaaaaaaaagaggaatttttacAGCAGTTGCTTTCCTTTCTAATAGCTAGAGCTCATGCTTTTTCTAGTTCTACTCTCACTGCATGCCAGTGATGCCAAAAAGTTGGTAAATGTCTGTAAGATTAGATATACcaactggttttattttgagaTGACTGGGATGACTATGTATTACTAGCAGGAAGAGAAAGTGATGGATGCTACAATTCATTGTAATGCAGAGTGATAGAATTTAAATTAACTCCATCAATGTGTGTGAATTGCAGGACTTAAGTGCATGAATTAAGgactaaaatacaaataaagtaATTGTGAGATCAAGCAGGTAGAGGCAGGTGTTTACAGAGAAGCTTTCTACAAGttgttttggggaaaatcaGTTTTCCTTGCTCCAATATCTTCATTATTTGGGAATAGCACCACTCCATGCAAGCCTTACTCATTATTATCTAACAAACACTGTCACAAGGGCTCCTTGGCAGAGATGGAAGGTGTTTAGACAGCTCAGAAAACCCTTTTTTCTAATGAAGGCTTTAGAGCAGAGGAGTAGGAAGAAAATATAGGgaaagaacagaacagaaacaaTCGTACCTGCCATCTACAACTTGACTTTCATTAGTCAACCTTCAAGCTCTTTCCAAAAGTGAACATCAGGGTTGATTAGATCCAGAGAGATAAAGCAAGTTCATGAGAGTCACAGACAAGCTATGAACAAATCTAGGAACAGAATTTGAAGTCCCATTCCAGTACTTTGTCTATGCAAACTAAAAACTCATCAATCTTCAAGTCCCAACAAAACAGATGACAGCAGGAGGCAAAACCCCATATACTTTATTTACAGTGCATGTCAGTAAAGTTCTCTTTTCCTGAACTGAACACAGAATGGGAATTTCTTTTGCTCACATTTCCCAGTTTGTGCTCACTCCAGCTGTGCTGTAACCCACATTCTCCCTCTCTCAGTGTTTACCTGGACACAGAGTGCCAGTGTAACAACTCCTCTCCCTCAGAGAAATTCTGATGCCTTCAGCCAATTAACAGCTCCTAGCTCCTATTACGAAGTTCTTGAAAGATCAGGGAGTGCAGGGGAGGAAGAGACAGCTAAGTTGAGAAATCCAAATTAGTGTCTCCGCTGGAAggtggggcggggggggggaagaactacaacaaaaaacaaacccacaaacaaatcccaaaaccaGCTTAGCAATACCTGTGCTGTTTAGCTTGAGGCCAGGCCAGGCAGCAAGAACATCAGGCTGTGTTTTCTAATATATCTGTCCCTGCAACAGACAAAAAACAAGCCCTGGTTGTCTGTTAGAGCAGATGATACACGCTCTAGGCAGAGGTGTGCCAGGAGCCCTTTATCCTTTGCTTCACACCATCCTAATGATGTTCTTCTCTGCTTCCCACTCCTGTGGCCTGAAGCCTTCATTACAAAAGCAGATTTCCTCATCTGCTCAAAGCAATCCAACTTAATATCTGTCATCTTAAGTGGAGATGCAGCTCTTGCAATAGTATTTGTGTCAGAGATCGAGCAAGATTTATGTGAACAGCTACTACTCACACgtactgaaaatataaaaatacacagtATTGAAACAGCTTCcttgctttttctctccttgtgaACTTCAGCCCAAACTTTTGTGAAATAACTTTGCCTCAGTGTATTTCAGTTTGCCTCCAGCTCTCACCTAGTAGCAGGAAAACACACTGCCCACAGTGTTCAAAGGGTCAGACTCAGAGTAACACTCCTGGTGGGCCCAGACTTATTCAGCTGGACCCAGATTTCTCTTACATGAAgccattttctctctttgtgtTTTCTTAAGTTGCATCATAGTCACTGTTATTAATAGGCAACTTCATGGCTTAATTCATCTTGATTCTGGTAATTTTAAGTGTACAAATCATATCCCCACTGATGGGCATGAGAACATCAAGAGCTTTCAGGGGTCCTTAACTTTTGCAAAACTTGCAAACTTGACAAGTGATTCTGTGCACAAATAAGAAATAGGACAGCACTCACTTCATTTTAACCAGACAGGACCAGCTGGATGAAttgggaagaaataaaacaaatgaagaaatgaagTCCTGATGCACACAAGCAGCAAGCGAAGTTAGTTAGATAGTTTCATCAGGTAACTCATTTTAAAGTCTCAAATAGcagcaaaatctgaaaaaaatgggTGGATAAATAACTGCTCAATATCATAACTCAGTAACGCTGCAATTTTTGATATACATATGGAACTGTCAGGATTGGCTGAAAAAACCATAAAAGTTATTGAATTTCAAATTGCTTccctctggttttttttgtccATTTAACTCTTCAATTGTAAGATTCATAGAACCATGCTGCTGAAAATTTTTCCGTTTCCATTTCTCTGcccaaaaaacctaaacaaacagATAACATAGTCATGGTCCTTGgcctctgctggctgctccacTTCCACACTTCTTGCAAAAGCATCTGCACATGCAGCACACTAAAGCAGAAGTGTTGCGTGGAACTGCACAGAGAAGTCAAGGGGTGGCTGCTCAGGAAGGTAAGGCAAGAAAATGCTGCAATGTCACTGCTGCCCTGTGAAACTGCCCCTGTGTTTCCTGTTGGAACCTAAAGTTATTACAATCcaccccagaaaaaaaagaccagTTGTCATCTACACATTTTTCAAGACTGAATCACGAAAGATTATATTTACCACTAAcccccacacacaaaaaaaatgagCTCATTAGAAAACTAACTGAAGTGAGTGTCCATGCCTGTAACTCTCAGTTTCTTGAAGCTTAATTCAGTTCTGAAGAAGCTCATGGATAACATTAAACCTTTATATTTCAGGATCATAACATACATTGATTCCAAACAGTAACCTTGATTTTGTAGAAATGTTTTGAGCTGAAAAGTGCAGACTAAAAATTcagcaagaatttttttcccgCTCAGAGAAATTATGATAAAACATTGAAACAGACAATTGTACAGTTGTATGGCTTTCCTTAATCTCTTATTTAGTCTTGAAGATAACATTAATTAGGTTCTTGAACAAAGTGTTGAAAAATGCTGTGTAATATATCAGTAAGTATCAAAAGTAAGTCTCAAGTTAAAGTTTGCTACACACTAGTACAAACCTCTCTGGTAAACTTATGGGATCCACAAATCAGTAAGGATTAAaagtttttcctgtttcttccatttatttgttcttttctgcAGATTTAATAGAACATGTGCATGGTTTCATCTGCAAAATTTGAAGCAGAAGATTTTAAAACTTggcataaaattaaaaatttttaaaatctgatggATAGAAAAATAATCTCTAACTAGTGTTCACATAATATCATAACCTAGAATAAGATAAAAGGTGAAAGATACTCTTCAAATTATTAaattaccttttatttttcttattaaagaCAATAACTGAGCTTTATGCTGCATGAACTCATTCTTTTACACCTCAGAGACCTCAGATATTGTGTAGATGTTTCTTCTTCTGTAAAGTAACCACACAATAACTGTAGGATTTCGGAATGACAATAAGTAATGCATTTCAGTGTTTAACTACACGAAACTGCCTCAGGTGTTACCATTATGCAAAACTCTTGAAAATCTTAGATAACTCTTCAATAATTGGCACTTTGACCCACTATCAAGActaagaaggaaataaaattctaAGTGAAAAAAGAGACAGGTCACAATTAcagatcattaaaaaaaaaaataagagtggGTGTGGCTTGGCTAACCACAAAGCATCACATAGTTTGGTTTTCTACGGACTTCAGCTTGGGAAAACTGTAGATTACAGAGAGAGATGGCTACAGGAGGCATATCTTTAGAAAGAGTTTGGATTCAGTAGAAGAAACATCCACAAATTcaaattttcagaagaaatcataaaaaaaaaaaaaaaaaaaaaaccaaaaaagccaaaatcagtGAGAAGCAAAAATTTTGATAAAATGTTGGGGATTACTGAAATTTTTATAGCTCTAGTAGTGTGTCTCCTGATTTTGCAGTTCCTCAGGCTGCAATGGATGCGTACCCAGCTTCCTCCAGGACCAGTTCCCCTCCCCATCATCGGAAATTTGTGGC from Zonotrichia leucophrys gambelii isolate GWCS_2022_RI chromosome 9, RI_Zleu_2.0, whole genome shotgun sequence carries:
- the LOC135451557 gene encoding cytochrome P450 2J6-like isoform X2, producing MMISVILISLVLFLLSAQFLNMQWKSRGFPPGPTPFPIIGSIWWIKFRADHRGLKKLAKTYGNICTLWLGHRPMMVLYGFQAVKNGLTDNSEDVSGRLQTYVFNKLADGKGILVSNGLIWKQQRHFGFGTLRKLGMGNKGMERGIQTEARYLVEFFRDKEGEAVDPSFPIVHAVSNVICAVVFGHRFSLEDKTFHQLIEAFDCIVAFGNSRFYYICEMFPWFAEHLPGPLRKARFSRDFVCSFVRQEIKSHREKGRIDEPEDFIDFYLKQLEKTKNVPNSTFDEDNMVQSVFDLFLGGSETTATTLRWALLYMLVYPDIQDKVQKELDAVLSPSHLICYEDRKKLPYTNAVVHEILRFSSIVLITIPREAVKDTTVLGYHVPKGTLIMANVDSALFDPDYWETPHQFNPGHFLDKGGNFVTREAFLAFSAGHRACPGETMAKMELFIMFCSLLQKFKFTVPEGVKEINTDFIFGSTMKPHPYKLCAVLR
- the LOC135451557 gene encoding cytochrome P450 2J6-like isoform X1, which produces MISVILISLVLFLLSAQFLNMQWKSRGFPPGPTPFPIIGSIWWIKFRADHRGLKKLAKTYGNICTLWLGHRPMMVLYGFQAVKNGLTDNSEDVSGRLQTYVFNKLADGKGILVSNGLIWKQQRHFGFGTLRKLGMGNKGMERGIQTEARYLVEFFRDKEEAVDPSFPIVHAVSNVICAVVFGHRFSLEDKTFHQLIEAFDCIVAFGNSRFYYICEMFPWFAEHLPGPLRKARFSRDFVCSFVRQEIKSHREKGRIDEPEDFIDFYLKQLEKTKNVPNSTFDEDNMVQSVFDLFLGGSETTATTLRWALLYMLVYPDIQDKVQKELDAVLSPSHLICYEDRKKLPYTNAVVHEILRFSSIVLITIPREAVKDTTVLGYHVPKGTLIMANVDSALFDPDYWETPHQFNPGHFLDKGGNFVTREAFLAFSAGHRACPGETMAKMELFIMFCSLLQKFKFTVPEGVKEINTDFIFGSTMKPHPYKLCAVLR